A stretch of Vigna angularis cultivar LongXiaoDou No.4 chromosome 4, ASM1680809v1, whole genome shotgun sequence DNA encodes these proteins:
- the LOC108319473 gene encoding uncharacterized protein LOC108319473 isoform X1 — MDLRGIDGHAVCEGPIEQVVRTETREAEDLLKKLDILSPSLSRNSARGIFCSRSLNLRSISAIGYDMDYTLVHYNVKAWEGRAYDYCMENLKKMGFPVDGLTFDPDLVIRGLVIDKERGNLVKADRFGCIKRAMHGTKLLSTHAVREIYGREMVDLQQEGRWVFLSTFFSVSEAVAYMQMVDMLDDGVIPANLGPFDYKGLYKAMGMALLTAHLEGHLKNEIMSNPEQFVELDPELPLTLLDQKEAGKKLVLITNSDYHYTDKMMHYSFNRFLPSDMGWRDLFDIIVVSANKPEFFQMSHPMYELVTDEGLMRQCFKAQIGGLYSGGSAKMVESSLNIHGNDILYIGDHIYTDVNQSKVHLQWRTALICRELEEEYNALIHSRGYRQSLLELINQKEVVGDIFNQLQLTLQRRSKRLNAQTVGATDMDNENLSQSMQKLLAVMQILDGKIAPMLEAYGALFNKRWGYLSRGDFWDKSHLMRQIEKYADIYTSRVSNFLYYTPFMYFRSQEQNLAHDPYTHYCSQVDQFPSNGKLD; from the exons TGAGCAGGTGGTCAGAACAGAAACTAGAGAAGCTGaagatttattgaaaaaattggATATTCTG AGTCCTTCTTTGTCAAGAAATTCAGCTCGTGGAATATTTTGCTCCCGGTCCCTCAATCTAAGGTCAATTAGTGCCATTGGATATGACATGGACTATACCTTGGTGCATTATAATGTGAAG GCTTGGGAAGGGCGGGCCTATGACTACTGTATGGAAAACCTCAAGAAAATGGGTTTCCCTGTGGATGGACTTACATTTGATCCAGACCTG GTTATTAGAGGTCTTGTCATAGATAAAGAGAGAGGTAATTTGGTTAAAGCTGATCGATTCGGTTGTATAAAAAGAGCTATGCATGGAACCAAGCTGTTATCTACTCATGCTGTGAG GGAGATATATGGGAGAGAAATGGTGGACTTGCAGCAAGAGGGTCGATGGGTGTTTCTAAGCACATTCTTCTCCGTGTCGGAAGCTGTGGCTTACATGCAG ATGGTTGACATGTTGGATGATGGGGTTATACCAGCCAATCTTGGACCCTTTGATTATAAAGGGCTTTATAAG GCTATGGGAATGGCCCTTCTCACGGCACATCTAGAAGGTCACCTCAAG AATGAGATTATGTCCAACCCTGAACAATTTGTGGAGCTTGATCCGGAATTGCCCTTGACACTTTTGGATCAAAAGGAG GCCGGAAAAAAGCTTGTGCTCATTACCAATTCAGATTATCATTATACAGACAAAATGATGCATTATTCCTTTAATAGATTCCTTCCTAGTGACATGGGTTGGCGAGATTTATTTGACATT ATTGTTGTCTCGGCAAACAAACCAGAATTCTTCCAAATGTCACACCCCATGTATGAGCTGGTAACAGATGAGGGTTTGATGCGTCAATGCTTTAAGGCTCAAATTG GTGGTTTGTACTCAGGAGGGAGTGCAAAGATGGTTGAAAGTTCCCTGAATATACATGGAAATGATATACTTTACATTGGAGACCACATTTACACTGATGTTAACCAATCCAAAGTCCATTTGCAATGGCGAACAGCATTGATTTGTCGAgaattggaagaagaa TATAATGCCTTAATTCATAGCCGAGGTTATAGACAATCACTGTTGGAGCTTATAAATCAAAAGGAAGTTGTTGGTGATATCTTTAACCAACTACAACTTACTCTACAGAGGCGAAGTAAAAGGCTTAATGCTCAA ACCGTTGGTGCAACTGACATGGACAATGAAAACCTTAGTCAAAGCATGCAGAAATTACTTGCCGTCATGCAAATACTAGATGGAAAAATTGCTCCAATGCTAGAGGCATATGGGGCTCTCTTCAATAAAAG GTGGGGCTATCTATCACGTGGTGATTTTTGGGATAAAAGCCACTTAATGCGACAAATTGAGAA GTATGCAGATATATATACCTCTAGGGTGTCAAACTTTCTATATTACACACCCTTTATGTATTTCCGCTCACAGGAGCAG AACCTCGCACATGATCCATACACACACTATTGTTCTCAAGTGGATCAGTTTCCTTCCAATGGAAAATTGGACTAA
- the LOC108319473 gene encoding uncharacterized protein LOC108319473 isoform X2, translating into MDSSSRLSSPSLSRNSARGIFCSRSLNLRSISAIGYDMDYTLVHYNVKAWEGRAYDYCMENLKKMGFPVDGLTFDPDLVIRGLVIDKERGNLVKADRFGCIKRAMHGTKLLSTHAVREIYGREMVDLQQEGRWVFLSTFFSVSEAVAYMQMVDMLDDGVIPANLGPFDYKGLYKAMGMALLTAHLEGHLKNEIMSNPEQFVELDPELPLTLLDQKEAGKKLVLITNSDYHYTDKMMHYSFNRFLPSDMGWRDLFDIIVVSANKPEFFQMSHPMYELVTDEGLMRQCFKAQIGGLYSGGSAKMVESSLNIHGNDILYIGDHIYTDVNQSKVHLQWRTALICRELEEEYNALIHSRGYRQSLLELINQKEVVGDIFNQLQLTLQRRSKRLNAQTVGATDMDNENLSQSMQKLLAVMQILDGKIAPMLEAYGALFNKRWGYLSRGDFWDKSHLMRQIEKYADIYTSRVSNFLYYTPFMYFRSQEQNLAHDPYTHYCSQVDQFPSNGKLD; encoded by the exons AGTCCTTCTTTGTCAAGAAATTCAGCTCGTGGAATATTTTGCTCCCGGTCCCTCAATCTAAGGTCAATTAGTGCCATTGGATATGACATGGACTATACCTTGGTGCATTATAATGTGAAG GCTTGGGAAGGGCGGGCCTATGACTACTGTATGGAAAACCTCAAGAAAATGGGTTTCCCTGTGGATGGACTTACATTTGATCCAGACCTG GTTATTAGAGGTCTTGTCATAGATAAAGAGAGAGGTAATTTGGTTAAAGCTGATCGATTCGGTTGTATAAAAAGAGCTATGCATGGAACCAAGCTGTTATCTACTCATGCTGTGAG GGAGATATATGGGAGAGAAATGGTGGACTTGCAGCAAGAGGGTCGATGGGTGTTTCTAAGCACATTCTTCTCCGTGTCGGAAGCTGTGGCTTACATGCAG ATGGTTGACATGTTGGATGATGGGGTTATACCAGCCAATCTTGGACCCTTTGATTATAAAGGGCTTTATAAG GCTATGGGAATGGCCCTTCTCACGGCACATCTAGAAGGTCACCTCAAG AATGAGATTATGTCCAACCCTGAACAATTTGTGGAGCTTGATCCGGAATTGCCCTTGACACTTTTGGATCAAAAGGAG GCCGGAAAAAAGCTTGTGCTCATTACCAATTCAGATTATCATTATACAGACAAAATGATGCATTATTCCTTTAATAGATTCCTTCCTAGTGACATGGGTTGGCGAGATTTATTTGACATT ATTGTTGTCTCGGCAAACAAACCAGAATTCTTCCAAATGTCACACCCCATGTATGAGCTGGTAACAGATGAGGGTTTGATGCGTCAATGCTTTAAGGCTCAAATTG GTGGTTTGTACTCAGGAGGGAGTGCAAAGATGGTTGAAAGTTCCCTGAATATACATGGAAATGATATACTTTACATTGGAGACCACATTTACACTGATGTTAACCAATCCAAAGTCCATTTGCAATGGCGAACAGCATTGATTTGTCGAgaattggaagaagaa TATAATGCCTTAATTCATAGCCGAGGTTATAGACAATCACTGTTGGAGCTTATAAATCAAAAGGAAGTTGTTGGTGATATCTTTAACCAACTACAACTTACTCTACAGAGGCGAAGTAAAAGGCTTAATGCTCAA ACCGTTGGTGCAACTGACATGGACAATGAAAACCTTAGTCAAAGCATGCAGAAATTACTTGCCGTCATGCAAATACTAGATGGAAAAATTGCTCCAATGCTAGAGGCATATGGGGCTCTCTTCAATAAAAG GTGGGGCTATCTATCACGTGGTGATTTTTGGGATAAAAGCCACTTAATGCGACAAATTGAGAA GTATGCAGATATATATACCTCTAGGGTGTCAAACTTTCTATATTACACACCCTTTATGTATTTCCGCTCACAGGAGCAG AACCTCGCACATGATCCATACACACACTATTGTTCTCAAGTGGATCAGTTTCCTTCCAATGGAAAATTGGACTAA
- the LOC108319473 gene encoding uncharacterized protein LOC108319473 isoform X3, giving the protein MDYTLVHYNVKAWEGRAYDYCMENLKKMGFPVDGLTFDPDLVIRGLVIDKERGNLVKADRFGCIKRAMHGTKLLSTHAVREIYGREMVDLQQEGRWVFLSTFFSVSEAVAYMQMVDMLDDGVIPANLGPFDYKGLYKAMGMALLTAHLEGHLKNEIMSNPEQFVELDPELPLTLLDQKEAGKKLVLITNSDYHYTDKMMHYSFNRFLPSDMGWRDLFDIIVVSANKPEFFQMSHPMYELVTDEGLMRQCFKAQIGGLYSGGSAKMVESSLNIHGNDILYIGDHIYTDVNQSKVHLQWRTALICRELEEEYNALIHSRGYRQSLLELINQKEVVGDIFNQLQLTLQRRSKRLNAQTVGATDMDNENLSQSMQKLLAVMQILDGKIAPMLEAYGALFNKRWGYLSRGDFWDKSHLMRQIEKYADIYTSRVSNFLYYTPFMYFRSQEQNLAHDPYTHYCSQVDQFPSNGKLD; this is encoded by the exons ATGGACTATACCTTGGTGCATTATAATGTGAAG GCTTGGGAAGGGCGGGCCTATGACTACTGTATGGAAAACCTCAAGAAAATGGGTTTCCCTGTGGATGGACTTACATTTGATCCAGACCTG GTTATTAGAGGTCTTGTCATAGATAAAGAGAGAGGTAATTTGGTTAAAGCTGATCGATTCGGTTGTATAAAAAGAGCTATGCATGGAACCAAGCTGTTATCTACTCATGCTGTGAG GGAGATATATGGGAGAGAAATGGTGGACTTGCAGCAAGAGGGTCGATGGGTGTTTCTAAGCACATTCTTCTCCGTGTCGGAAGCTGTGGCTTACATGCAG ATGGTTGACATGTTGGATGATGGGGTTATACCAGCCAATCTTGGACCCTTTGATTATAAAGGGCTTTATAAG GCTATGGGAATGGCCCTTCTCACGGCACATCTAGAAGGTCACCTCAAG AATGAGATTATGTCCAACCCTGAACAATTTGTGGAGCTTGATCCGGAATTGCCCTTGACACTTTTGGATCAAAAGGAG GCCGGAAAAAAGCTTGTGCTCATTACCAATTCAGATTATCATTATACAGACAAAATGATGCATTATTCCTTTAATAGATTCCTTCCTAGTGACATGGGTTGGCGAGATTTATTTGACATT ATTGTTGTCTCGGCAAACAAACCAGAATTCTTCCAAATGTCACACCCCATGTATGAGCTGGTAACAGATGAGGGTTTGATGCGTCAATGCTTTAAGGCTCAAATTG GTGGTTTGTACTCAGGAGGGAGTGCAAAGATGGTTGAAAGTTCCCTGAATATACATGGAAATGATATACTTTACATTGGAGACCACATTTACACTGATGTTAACCAATCCAAAGTCCATTTGCAATGGCGAACAGCATTGATTTGTCGAgaattggaagaagaa TATAATGCCTTAATTCATAGCCGAGGTTATAGACAATCACTGTTGGAGCTTATAAATCAAAAGGAAGTTGTTGGTGATATCTTTAACCAACTACAACTTACTCTACAGAGGCGAAGTAAAAGGCTTAATGCTCAA ACCGTTGGTGCAACTGACATGGACAATGAAAACCTTAGTCAAAGCATGCAGAAATTACTTGCCGTCATGCAAATACTAGATGGAAAAATTGCTCCAATGCTAGAGGCATATGGGGCTCTCTTCAATAAAAG GTGGGGCTATCTATCACGTGGTGATTTTTGGGATAAAAGCCACTTAATGCGACAAATTGAGAA GTATGCAGATATATATACCTCTAGGGTGTCAAACTTTCTATATTACACACCCTTTATGTATTTCCGCTCACAGGAGCAG AACCTCGCACATGATCCATACACACACTATTGTTCTCAAGTGGATCAGTTTCCTTCCAATGGAAAATTGGACTAA
- the LOC108319452 gene encoding proline-rich receptor-like protein kinase PERK1, whose translation MTRFNNEIGSTSQPTTPTSTSTGRSVPPPLVVPTLTPTPHQVPTSTPTSIGTSLPPPIQVPGLTPIPYQVPPHRMASPSPNVGSNPSTPRNIAPSPGIEDADPHSSSAANYVEECSNSRPMITPVGGG comes from the coding sequence ATGACACGTTTCAATAATGAAATTGGTTCAACCAGTCAGCCAACTACACCTACCTCTACCTCCACCGGTAGATCTGTTCCACCTCCATTAGTTGTTCCTACCTTGACTCCCACTCCACATCAAGTTCCTACGTCTACACCTACCTCCATTGGTACATCTCTTCCACCTCCGATACAAGTTCCTGGCTTGACACCCATTCCATACCAAGTGCCTCCTCATCGAATGGCTTCACCCTCTCCCAATGTTGGTTCTAACCCATCAACTCCCAGAAATATTGCACCATCACCTGGTATAGAGGATGCAGATCCACATTCCAGTTCAGCCGCCAATTACGTGGAAGAATGTTCCAATAGTCGTCCAATGATTACACCCGTTGGAGGAgggtaa